In Aeromicrobium wangtongii, the DNA window AGATCGGCCTGCCAGCCCGGCGAGTAGTAGTTGGCCTCGACGAACAGGCCGTAGGGCTGGCCGGTGCCGTAGAAGTCCGGACCGGTGTAGACGCGGTTCTCGTCGGAGTCGACGACGCCGAAGTCGAACTGGGCGCCGAGCTCGAAGCGGTTGCGCAGCGGACCGGCGCCCGAGAGCTTGGAGTCCATCCAGTAGCGGGCGCCCTCGGCGGTCACCTCACTGGCCCGCGCGATGTACTCGAAGCCGACGTGGTTGCCCTGCGCGTCGAACAGCCCGGGGATGCCGTGCCACTCCCCCTCGATGCGCTTTTGCCACTCGCTGGTCTCGACCTGCGCCTGAACGCTCATCCAGGCAGCTCGTTGTTGACCAAGAGCTTGCGGATGTCCTCGGCGACCGGCTCGGTGATGAGGCGCGAGATCTGTGCCCACACCTTGTCGACCTCGGGGCTGAACAGCAGGCCGCGGTTGCGGGCGTCGCGGGTCGGCAGATCGGTGTCGGCGACATCGGCGACGACATCGGCCGGCACGTCGCCCTCGACGAGCGAGAACCAGTGGTCGAGGTAGGCCGCGACCGGCGCGTCGAGCTGGCCGAAGGCCTCCTCGGTCGCCCGGCTGGCCAGCATCCACGACGACATGACCGTGAGCTGGCGCGGCTCGAGGACGGCCTTGGACAGGCCTTCCATCGCGTTGACCTGCTCGTAGGTCTCGGTCAGCGGAGTGTGCGCCCAGTCGTTGTAGACCATGTGCGTGCCGGCGTCGACGCGCTGGATCAGGTCGAGGTGGAAGGCGAAGTACTCGCCGGCACCGACCGAGTCCAGCGTGAAGTGCGGCACCGGCGACTCGTCCGGCATGAAGGCGAACACCATGTGGCTGTCGAGGCCGATCTGCGGCACGACGATGCCGACGTAGACGGCCTTGGCCACCTTGTCGCCGGTGAAGACCCGGACCGAACCGACCGGATCGGGCCCCATCGTCGAGCTGAGGGTCATGAACGGGCCACCGTCGGCACCGGAGAACTCCTTGAGTCCCGCGCGATCGATCAGGGTGTCGAGGGTTCCGATGCACAGGTCACTGGGCAGGCTCATGCGTTGTCTTCCTTGTTGCTCGTGGTGACGTAGGTGGTGGTGATCTCGTCACCGGCGATGTCGCCGATGGCATCGGCCTCGGGGGCCGAGTCGTCGTGCAGGTCGTCGTGCAGGACCAGGCGGTGCTCGACGCGGGGCGGCGATGCCTCACCCCGGGCGTCGAGGATCTCGCGGCTGCGAACCTCCTTGAAGTTCCAGGCGCTCGCCAGCTCGGGGACGGCCTTGCGCGTCGGGGACGGGATGACCCGCGCCTCGACCCGTGCGCCGCCCTCGCCGACGATCGTGTTGCCCTCGACGCCCCAACCGGCCTCGATGAGCTCCTGGCGACGGCGGCGGTACTTGACTGCGTTCTGGTCGCTCTTGATGTGCAGCTCGGCCGACAGGTCGAACGGCAGCAGCTCGGGGCGCACGTGGTCGACGATCGCCTGGTCCTCGTACAGCACCTTGAAGACACGGCGACGGGCGTCACGATCGGCCCACTTGCCCTTGAAGAACGAGCGCAGCGCGACGAACTTGACCAGCGTCGTCTCTTCGTCGATCGGGATGTTGACGTCGAAGATCTTCATCGCGCCCATGGGCGTGCCCACGTCCAGCAGGATCATGTTGGGCATGAACCAGGTGGTGGAGACCGGCACCGGGGGCCGCTCGGTCAGCTTCTGACGGTTGGGGTTGATCATGCCCCAGATGCCCTTGGACCGCGGCGGGTTGAGCTCGATCGAGATCTTGCAGTGCCAGTCCGAGTCCTCCATGACGAAGTCGGGGACCTCGGGCTTCTCGGGGTTGCCGAACACACCACCGTGCACGAACGGCGTGTGGGCGACGTCGATGCCGTTCTCGAGGATGCGCTCGTAGTTGGACTTCCACAGGAACGAGCCGGTGACGGCGCGGTAGGTCTCCGTGTCGTCGATGTCGGACCAGTCGGGGATCGGCGGCCGCTCCTCCTCGGGGAGGTCACCCATGTAGACCCAGATGAACATGTACTTCTCTTGGGTCGGGTACGAGTC includes these proteins:
- a CDS encoding aromatic ring-hydroxylating dioxygenase subunit alpha, with the translated sequence MFKNFWYAVEFSTDLEVGKPKKVKILGQQLVLYRKNSDHSVVAMSDLCVHRGAALSGGTIKDDCIVCPYHGWEYDPDGVVQKIPAQPDKGIPRKARIDSYPTQEKYMFIWVYMGDLPEEERPPIPDWSDIDDTETYRAVTGSFLWKSNYERILENGIDVAHTPFVHGGVFGNPEKPEVPDFVMEDSDWHCKISIELNPPRSKGIWGMINPNRQKLTERPPVPVSTTWFMPNMILLDVGTPMGAMKIFDVNIPIDEETTLVKFVALRSFFKGKWADRDARRRVFKVLYEDQAIVDHVRPELLPFDLSAELHIKSDQNAVKYRRRRQELIEAGWGVEGNTIVGEGGARVEARVIPSPTRKAVPELASAWNFKEVRSREILDARGEASPPRVEHRLVLHDDLHDDSAPEADAIGDIAGDEITTTYVTTSNKEDNA